The following coding sequences lie in one Hippopotamus amphibius kiboko isolate mHipAmp2 chromosome 7, mHipAmp2.hap2, whole genome shotgun sequence genomic window:
- the LOC130857662 gene encoding zinc finger protein 397-like, which translates to MRTHTGEKSFKCDQCGKAYSSSSYLTHHKRMHTGEKPYECHDCGKTFQDSSLLRQHSGTHSREKPYKCNQCSKTFSRSSRLTIHQITYTGEKPYTCNDCGRTFSILPYFKRHRRIHTEEIGIECSHCGKALSSNSSLKIHLWIHTGEKPYKCDRCGKAFRLSSNLITHKKIHIGEKPYKCNDCGKAFRDRSCLKEHVRIHNGEKPFTCNQCGKAFRFRVIAMDFENTEKK; encoded by the coding sequence ATGAgaactcacactggagaaaaaTCATTTAAGTGTGATCAGTGCGGGAAAGCCTACAGCTCAAGCTCTTATCTTACACATCACAAGAGAATGCACACTGGGGAGAAGCCGTATGAGTGCCATGACTGTGGAAAAACCTTCCAAGATAGCTCACTTCTCAGACAACATTCAGGGACTCATTCAAGAGAAAAACCCTACAAATGTAATCAATGCAGCAAAACCTTCAGTAGAAGCTCTAGGCTTACCATACACCAGATAACatatactggagagaaaccttatacATGCAATGATTGTGGGAGAACCTTCAGTATTCtcccatattttaaaagacataggAGAATCCACACTGAGGAGATAGGCATTGAATGTAGCCACTGTGGTAAAGCCCTAAGTAGTAACTCATCTCTTAAGATACACCTGTGGAtacatactggagagaaaccttacaagtGTGATAGATGTGGGAAAGCTTTTAGGCTGAGCTCCAACCTTATCACACACAAGAAAATTCATattggagagaaaccctataagTGCAATGattgtgggaaagccttcagggATCGCTCATGCCTTAAAGAACATGTGAGAATTCATAATGGAGAAAAACCATTTACATGTAAtcaatgtggaaaagccttcaga